Below is a window of Gemmatimonadota bacterium DNA.
GTACCCGCGCAAATCAAACAAATAAACATCGAGATCTGGAACCATTGTCGTACTCCTTGTCAATAGTAGCTATGTCACATCGCAAGTTATGATAATTCCTTACACCCTGAAAAGCCATATCATTTTTGGCGGGCGACCACAGGGGGTCGCCCCTACATTCTGGATCGCGGCTTTAGCCATGCCGCGATGACGGACGAGGCATCCCTCGCCCCTACCAACGTAATATTCTTTCTTGCTTCATTCTCATTCAAACCATATAATTTGGAAACACAGTGAAATGGACATACAAACATGGAACGACAAAACCCAAAAAACATGCGTGAACGCACACCTGAGACCACACGCGGTGAAGAAACCGAAGAAGAGCAGATCATCGAGGAAGAAATCCTTGAAGAACCACAACCCCTGCTCGAAGAACGGCTCACCTTGCGGAAACCGCTCGGCATCTTATTTGATCTGGGCGACACCCTCTTGACATACCTCAAATTCGACCCAGAAGCCGGGCATGCGGCCACACTTAACATCGCCAACAACCCATTGGGTTACACAGTCGCAGACATTGACAACCAAATAAAAAGACTCAACCGCGACCTCATACCCCGCAGGGAAAAAGCACAAGTAGAATTTCATCCCCACATCATCCAGCGCCACGTCTATGAAGCCCTGCACATCACCTTTGACCGCACACCTGAAGAAGTCGAACGCGTATTCTGGCGTGCGGCAACATCGTGGCAGCCCGAACCGGGCGTAGAATACGTCCTCGAAATATTGCGAAACAAAAACATACCAATGGGCATCGTCAGCAACGCCGCATTTTGCGGCAACACATTGATATGGGAAATCGAACAACAGGGAATCGCGGACTACTTCCGCTTTCTCATGTCCAGCGCCGACTACTGGGTACGCAAACCCCATCCCCTCTTGTTGGAAACCGCCGCCGCCAAACTCGGATTCAAACCCGCAGACGTATGGTATGTGGGCAACTCACCACAATACGATATCGCAGCCGCGCACAACGCCGGCATGGGCGCCGTATGGTACAACCGTTTGGACGCCCCACTCGATGGACCCGACCCCCATGTCGAAATCAAAAGCTGGCGCGAATTTTTAGAATTAGTTGAAGGCTTTTATCTGAAACTATAAATGCGAATAAAAAGCAACCACCGATGAACACGGATGAACACCGATGAAAGCCTGCCCCTGCAGGGTTTTGAGCAGGGGGCAAAACCTTCTGGATTGCGGCTTTAAGCATGCCGCAATGACGGCTCTAAAACCCATGACTGCTGATAGCTGACCGCTTATAAAGGGAGAACTATGATGTCCGATTTTTCAATCGCAGAAGCCGTACACAACGCATTTCAAAACCACGCCATCGTCGATATACACACCCACCTCTACCCCGCCTCCATGGGCGAACTCTACCTGGCGGGACCCGACGAACTATTGACCTATCACTATCTCAAAGCCGAATGCTCGCGCATGTTGCCCGAAGGCATCGCAGTTGACACATTCAACAACATGCCCACCACAGAACAGGCCGACATCATCTGGCAACAACTCTTCGTCGGCAACAGCTCCCCAATATCCGAAGCCCAACTCGGCATCGTCACCGTCATGAACCGCCTGGGACTGAACCCCCGCGCAAAAGACCTGTCCGAATTTCGCGCATTCCACAACTCAAAAACACCTGAAGAATACACCGACATGGTCTTTGAAAGCGCCGGCGTCGCCTGCGTCTATATGACCAACGACCCCCTCGACGACACCGAAGGACCCATGTGGCAACAGGGCATAGACATCGACTCGCGCTTCAGGGCTGTCCTGCGCCTGGACAGCGCGCTCATGAACTGGCCCGCCCCCGCCGGCAAACTCCGCGCCCTGGGATACGACGTCGAAGACCACCTAACCGACAAAACCTTCTCGGAACTGCGTCGCTACCTCACCGACTGGGCACAAAAAATGAACGCCCGATACATGGCCATATCGCTCCCCCCGGACTTTGCCTACCCCTCTGAAGACAGCATCTCCCAAATGATGGGCAACGTCGTATATCCCACAGCCCGGGAACTGCAAATCCCCTCGGCAATGATGATCGGCGTCACCCGACAGGTCAACCCAACCCTCAAAGACGGCGGCGACAGCCTGGGCAAATGGGACATCGCCAACCTCGAACGCATCGCACGCGACTGGCCCGACGTCAACTTCCTCATCACACTCCTCTCGCGCGAAAACCAGCACGAACTCTGCGTCACGGGCCGCAAATTCCCCAACGTACACCCCTTTGGCTGCTGGTGGTTCTTGAACAACCCCAGCATCATCCGGGAAATCACAGCCGAACGCCTCGAACTCCTCGGCACCAGCTTTGTACCCCAGCACTCCGACGCCCGCATCCTGGACCAACTCCTCTACAAATGGACCCACTCCATCGGCGTCATCGCTCCCGTCTTCATCGACAAATACGAATCGCTTCGCGCTGCGGGCTGGCCCCTCACCCCGGCGGACATCCAGCGCGACATCGCCACCATGTTTGGCGGAGGGAAATTACTGGACTAATAACAACCAAAATCACTGGATCGCGGCTTTAATCCTGCCGCGATGACAGCACTATTCATAGGATTATTGATGCATAAGATAACAACTAAAATCTTCTGTATTGCGGTCGCCCTCCTCCTCTCATCCGGATCGGGGTTGTGTGCGCCGTATAAAATTTATATCTTTATGGGAGAAACCTGTCCGGTCTCGCGGCATTACACCTTAACACTCAAAAAATTGCACGCAGAATACGCCTCTGAAAAACTCGAATTCATCGGCGTATTCCCCAATCGACTCTCCACGCCAGCCACAATTGCCGCGTTCAAAGAAAAATACGCCTTGCCATTCACCTGCATCGGGGACACCACCCACACATGGGTGAACCGACTCGGGGCAACCATCACGCCAGAAGTCGTCGTTGCCGACACATCGCACACCGCCATCTATCGAGGGCGCATTGACAACACCTTTGCGAGCCTGGGCAAAAGACGCCGCATCGTCACCGAACACGACCTCACAGATGTACTGAATTCTCTAAAGGACGAAAAACCCCCGGCATTTCGCCAGACCCGGGCCATTGGCTGCATCATAACCTCATGGCAAAATACAAAGGAATAAAGCCATGCGACCACTTACCCTCTCCATACTCGCGATCCTCCTCGCCGTTGCCTCGCCGCGCGCGAAAACCCCCACCTTTAGCGAACACGTCTCGTCCATCATATACAACAACTGCACATCGTGTCATCGAAACGGTGAAATAGGGCCTATGCCCCTCACAAATTACAGCGAAATCGCTGCTTATGCAGACATGATCAAATACGTCACAGAAACCCAGTACATGCCCCCGTGGAAACCCGATTACAACTACAGCCAGCACATCGGCGCGAGAACACTCACCAAAACAGAAATCAACACCATCTCAAATTGGGTCAACGCCGGCTTTCCCCAGGGCGATATCGCCCTTGAAGCACCCATGCCGGAATTTCCAACAGGCTCTGTACTCGGCACCCCCGACCTCGTACTCACCATGGCAGAACCCTTTACAATCCGCGGCGACAACGAGGACCAGTACCAGGTCTTTGTCATCCCAACCCACCTCACAGAAGACCGGGAAGTCGAAGCCGTTGAATTTCGACCCGGCAACAGCAGAATCGTTCACCACGCCCTCATCGGCGCAGACATCACGGGCACTGCCCGCCAAAGAGACCTCGAAACCCCGGAAGAATACGGTTACGAATCCTTTGGTGCATTCGGCGCGCCAACCGCTGTTGTCCTCCCCGGATATACACCCGGCGCAAAACCCCCGATATATCCCAAAGGCGTTGGACACATACTGCCCAAAAACTCCGACTTACTGATCCAGGTACACTACGCACCCTGGCCCCTTGCAGAATCCGATCAATCCAGCATTAACATATTCTTCAAAAAAGAACCCATCGAAAGAGAAGTGGGCTTTATCAGCTTTGCACCGCTCACCACCGACGGTAAAACACTGAGCAGAATATTCAGAGTCCTGCTCGGGGAGGAGCGACACGGCGGCACCCCCGTAGAAAAAATCAAAATCGACGACCTCTTTGTCATCCCGAAAGATCAAATCAAAACATTTCGCACAACACTCTTCATCAATCGGGACATCAGCCTCCTGTCCATCTATCCCCACATGCACTTATTGGGCAAATCCTGGGAAATCTATGCCACGGACCCACAGGGCAACCGCACCAACCTCATCCGTATCCAGGACTGGGATTTTAACTGGCAGGGCAATTACACCTTCACCCAATATCAAAAAATAGCTGCGGGATCCCAAATCCACGCCATCACCACCTACGACAACACCACAAACAACCCACTCAACCCCAATTATCCCCCCCGCAACTTGACATGGGGCGACAAAACCACCGATGAAATGCTCCTGGCGGTCATGGAATACATACCCTACCAATTAGGCGACGAAAACATCGCCCTCACCGTTGGTAGGGGCGGCGAAATAAGCATAGACTTCAATGGCAATGGACAACGGGACTTTGCCGACTTCCTCTTATTCGTCCAGAACTTTGGCCTGAACCGGGGCGACACCAGCTATCAGCGACACTTTGACCTCAACGGAGATGGACACATCAACTTTACCGACTTTATCATCTTCGCCAATCAATATGCGGAGTAAAAATAAAAGGCTCCTGAAGATCGCATCTCCAGGAGCCTCTGCTTTAATCATGCCGCGATGACAAACGGGAGCCTGCCCCGTAGTGACTTTATACGGGGGCACCGCCCCTACTCAATCCGCAGCCTGTTGCGCCCGCGTATTCTCCAGCCGAACCGCACCATCATCTTCAACCACCAGAAACATCTCATCGCTCGGCGGTGCAGAACACGGCCCGTACATCACCGCGCGTTCCTCCATCGACATCCCATCTACAATATCCCGATCCCAAAATATCTCGGGATGACAAACCGCATTCGACGGACCCTGTCGCGTCGCTGTGCGGGAAGCGTACTTAAAAAGAATAGACCGGCGGTCGTGATCATTTTGCCACGGATGCGTACCGTGGGATTGCGCCCCATCCATAAAAAACAGCACATCGCCGGCTCGAATCCCCGGATTGGCAACCGCACCCATATCCTCATCGCAATTGCGAACCCCAATCGGCATCCGAAACTTCGACTTATGTGACCCGGGCACCGAAGCAAATCCCCCCTTACCCGCTGGACAATCCGTCAAATTCCACGTCACAGTCACCCCGCCGCAATACATCTCGCCATTCTGGTGGTGATAAGCCACGTACTCCCGATGCGGCTCCCCCGCGCCGTGCATGACCAGACCCGCCGTACCCTTCACCGCATTGTTAAACTGGGGACCGTGATCCAGCCTGAAACCCTTCCCACACATCACATTCAAATACTTCACAACAACCGGATGAGCCAGCAAATTGCGAACAGAATCGCAATACGGCCGGGGCAACTCCAGCAAACTGGTACCGTGTGCCCAGCGCGAACCCGTCCCCCGCAAAAACGTAGAATCTGCTGCCCCGTGATTATCCTCACTCTGGTGAACAATACCAGTGCCAATGACATAATCCAACACATTGTTCACCGCATCCAATTCTTCCTGCGACAGAACATCGCGCACCACCAGATGTCCCGTCACATCCCAGTAGTATCGCTCTCTGGCATCCATCGTTTGCTCCTTGTGAGCGATCAGCTTTCAGCCATCAGCTTTCAGCACCCCACCCATCCACACCCTCTGGATTGCGGCTTGAACCCTGCCGCAATGACGGCTCTAAAACCTCTGATTTCCTGACTGCTGACCGCTGACTGCTGATAACTTCTACACAACCCGCGTTGTTTCGCCATCGGACTCCAGCAGAGGCAGCTGGCCGTGAACCCCCGGACCGTACAAAACCGCCTGTTGTTCTGGTGTCAACTCACTGACCCAATCCCCATAGCGATCCTCGGGCGTAAAATACTTACCCACAGCGCGAGCCGCTGCGCGAGAAGCGTACTTATAAAGCACGGAACGCCGCTCCCCATCGCTGCACCACGGCAGCGTACCATGCGTCATCGTCTCCGCAAAAAAGAGCACATCGCCCGCCTTCATCACCGGTTGATAAACCAGCCCCATATCGTCCTCTACAGAACGCACCTCAGCAGGTGTCGGCTCCGCAGTCTTATGGCTCCCTGGCACACAGGCAAAACCACC
It encodes the following:
- a CDS encoding phytanoyl-CoA dioxygenase family protein, with the translated sequence MDARERYYWDVTGHLVVRDVLSQEELDAVNNVLDYVIGTGIVHQSEDNHGAADSTFLRGTGSRWAHGTSLLELPRPYCDSVRNLLAHPVVVKYLNVMCGKGFRLDHGPQFNNAVKGTAGLVMHGAGEPHREYVAYHHQNGEMYCGGVTVTWNLTDCPAGKGGFASVPGSHKSKFRMPIGVRNCDEDMGAVANPGIRAGDVLFFMDGAQSHGTHPWQNDHDRRSILFKYASRTATRQGPSNAVCHPEIFWDRDIVDGMSMEERAVMYGPCSAPPSDEMFLVVEDDGAVRLENTRAQQAAD
- a CDS encoding glucuronate isomerase, with the protein product MMSDFSIAEAVHNAFQNHAIVDIHTHLYPASMGELYLAGPDELLTYHYLKAECSRMLPEGIAVDTFNNMPTTEQADIIWQQLFVGNSSPISEAQLGIVTVMNRLGLNPRAKDLSEFRAFHNSKTPEEYTDMVFESAGVACVYMTNDPLDDTEGPMWQQGIDIDSRFRAVLRLDSALMNWPAPAGKLRALGYDVEDHLTDKTFSELRRYLTDWAQKMNARYMAISLPPDFAYPSEDSISQMMGNVVYPTARELQIPSAMMIGVTRQVNPTLKDGGDSLGKWDIANLERIARDWPDVNFLITLLSRENQHELCVTGRKFPNVHPFGCWWFLNNPSIIREITAERLELLGTSFVPQHSDARILDQLLYKWTHSIGVIAPVFIDKYESLRAAGWPLTPADIQRDIATMFGGGKLLD
- a CDS encoding redoxin domain-containing protein, with translation MTALFIGLLMHKITTKIFCIAVALLLSSGSGLCAPYKIYIFMGETCPVSRHYTLTLKKLHAEYASEKLEFIGVFPNRLSTPATIAAFKEKYALPFTCIGDTTHTWVNRLGATITPEVVVADTSHTAIYRGRIDNTFASLGKRRRIVTEHDLTDVLNSLKDEKPPAFRQTRAIGCIITSWQNTKE
- a CDS encoding HAD family hydrolase, with protein sequence MERQNPKNMRERTPETTRGEETEEEQIIEEEILEEPQPLLEERLTLRKPLGILFDLGDTLLTYLKFDPEAGHAATLNIANNPLGYTVADIDNQIKRLNRDLIPRREKAQVEFHPHIIQRHVYEALHITFDRTPEEVERVFWRAATSWQPEPGVEYVLEILRNKNIPMGIVSNAAFCGNTLIWEIEQQGIADYFRFLMSSADYWVRKPHPLLLETAAAKLGFKPADVWYVGNSPQYDIAAAHNAGMGAVWYNRLDAPLDGPDPHVEIKSWREFLELVEGFYLKL